Proteins encoded within one genomic window of Bacteroides sedimenti:
- a CDS encoding TolC family protein — MKKMAFLLAVLVNGIVSPSYGQLSIDDCYKKAQANYPLVKQYGLIEQAKEYNLSNANKGYLPQFALSAKASYQSDVTKIPISLPNMQIKGINKDQYQSVIEVNQTIWDGGIIRNQKKITEAGSVLEKQKLDVDMYTINERVNQLFFGILLLDEQIRQNILLQDELKRNYAQVSSYLANGIANQADLDAIKVNQLNTTQRKVELEATRKAYREMLSALIGESIKEGDYLIKPSTIESASLSTTINRPELQLFDAQKQQLETQKEMINARNLPKLGLFVQGGYSNPALNMLKSEFSTYYIAGARLTWNFGGLYTKKNDKRLLENNQQNVAIQKETFLFNTNLKMTQQSHEIEKMKQLMQDDDEIIRLRTNIKNAAEVKVKNGTLSVTELLREINSEDQAKQNKALHEIQLIMSIYNYKNSTNN; from the coding sequence ATGAAGAAAATGGCATTTCTCCTGGCTGTTCTTGTAAACGGAATCGTTTCGCCATCTTATGGACAACTTTCCATAGATGATTGTTACAAGAAAGCACAGGCAAACTACCCACTGGTAAAGCAGTATGGTTTGATAGAACAAGCTAAAGAATATAATCTATCGAACGCAAACAAAGGGTACCTTCCTCAGTTTGCTTTATCTGCAAAAGCCAGTTACCAATCAGACGTAACTAAAATCCCTATCTCCTTACCTAACATGCAGATTAAGGGAATAAACAAGGATCAGTACCAGTCGGTTATTGAAGTAAATCAAACCATCTGGGACGGAGGAATTATCCGAAATCAAAAAAAGATAACCGAAGCCGGTTCTGTCCTGGAAAAGCAGAAACTCGACGTGGACATGTATACCATCAATGAACGGGTAAACCAGCTCTTCTTCGGAATCTTGCTGCTCGATGAGCAGATCAGACAGAATATATTGTTGCAGGATGAATTGAAACGAAATTATGCACAAGTCTCTTCGTATTTGGCCAATGGCATTGCCAATCAAGCAGATCTAGATGCCATCAAGGTAAACCAGCTGAACACCACTCAACGGAAAGTGGAACTGGAAGCCACCCGCAAAGCATATCGGGAGATGCTGTCGGCTCTGATAGGCGAATCCATCAAAGAGGGCGATTACCTGATAAAGCCGTCGACGATTGAAAGCGCTTCACTGTCGACAACAATCAACCGACCGGAACTGCAACTGTTCGATGCCCAGAAGCAGCAGTTAGAAACACAAAAGGAGATGATCAATGCACGAAACCTCCCCAAACTGGGATTATTTGTTCAGGGAGGATACAGCAATCCGGCACTGAACATGCTGAAAAGCGAATTCTCGACCTACTACATAGCCGGAGCCCGTTTAACATGGAACTTCGGAGGGCTCTATACCAAAAAGAATGATAAAAGGTTGCTTGAAAACAATCAGCAGAACGTAGCCATTCAAAAAGAGACATTCCTGTTCAACACCAACCTTAAAATGACCCAACAGAGCCACGAAATTGAGAAGATGAAGCAGCTGATGCAAGATGATGATGAAATTATTCGGTTGCGGACAAACATCAAGAATGCAGCGGAAGTGAAGGTTAAGAACGGTACATTGAGTGTCACCGAGCTACTAAGGGAAATCAATTCGGAGGATCAGGCAAAGCAAAACAAGGCATTGCACGAAATCCAGCTAATTATGTCAATCTATAATTATAAAAACAGTACAAACAACTAA
- a CDS encoding outer membrane beta-barrel protein — MRKIILFIALTVTSLTSYAQKFEIGGTANFWRNTDRNTTFFEVAPELTYELTEKWGIGASVGYSQNRQNNGDVQLEKEYKIAPYARYTYFDKEIISLFIDGGIGLSKVKSEYKDEFETKTGFEAGFRPGVAIKVAGRFKFISKIGFLGYQKNYPYPGKSFGLSLSGENIAVGFAYMF, encoded by the coding sequence ATGAGAAAAATAATTTTATTTATTGCTCTGACAGTAACAAGTCTCACTTCTTACGCTCAGAAATTTGAAATAGGCGGAACAGCAAACTTTTGGCGCAATACAGACAGAAACACCACATTTTTTGAAGTCGCTCCAGAGCTCACCTACGAACTTACTGAAAAATGGGGAATAGGAGCATCGGTAGGCTATAGTCAGAACAGACAAAACAATGGTGATGTTCAACTGGAAAAAGAATATAAAATAGCTCCATATGCACGCTATACCTATTTTGACAAGGAAATTATCAGTTTGTTTATTGATGGTGGAATCGGCTTATCCAAAGTAAAATCTGAATATAAGGATGAATTTGAGACCAAAACAGGATTTGAGGCTGGATTTAGACCAGGCGTTGCTATTAAAGTGGCCGGAAGATTTAAGTTCATATCTAAAATCGGTTTTCTGGGCTATCAGAAAAACTATCCTTATCCAGGCAAGTCTTTTGGCTTAAGCTTAAGTGGCGAGAATATTGCTGTAGGTTTTGCATATATGTTTTAA
- a CDS encoding TetR/AcrR family transcriptional regulator, giving the protein MKEKEEINTEQAILEAAEKEFLDKGYALTKTTEIAKIAGVNHAMLHYYFRTKENLFNQVFQKKMSILIASFATKVDEELPFTEKIRFIVEEHFNFLAENPKLPFFILSEFITNKERLDKLCDMATPEISGFVDKIKTEVNDEIAKGNIAPIDPFNLILDIVSLNVFAFLAHPLVEKVTESIGKDYQAFIEQRRDENVLVILRRLQT; this is encoded by the coding sequence ATGAAAGAGAAAGAAGAGATTAATACGGAACAGGCAATTCTGGAAGCTGCTGAAAAAGAGTTTCTGGATAAAGGGTATGCCCTGACCAAGACTACCGAAATTGCCAAAATAGCCGGAGTAAACCATGCGATGCTCCATTACTATTTTCGCACGAAAGAGAACTTGTTCAATCAGGTGTTTCAGAAAAAAATGAGTATCCTAATTGCTTCATTTGCAACAAAGGTGGATGAGGAACTTCCCTTTACAGAGAAGATCCGTTTCATCGTTGAAGAGCACTTTAACTTCCTGGCAGAGAACCCCAAGCTACCTTTTTTTATCTTAAGCGAGTTTATTACGAACAAAGAAAGACTTGATAAGCTTTGTGATATGGCAACTCCCGAAATCTCCGGATTCGTGGACAAAATAAAAACGGAAGTTAACGATGAGATTGCAAAAGGAAACATCGCTCCCATCGATCCGTTCAATTTAATTCTGGATATTGTTTCACTAAACGTATTTGCTTTTCTGGCACACCCGCTTGTAGAAAAAGTAACCGAATCAATTGGAAAAGATTATCAGGCTTTTATTGAACAAAGAAGGGATGAAAATGTGTTAGTAATATTAAGAAGGTTGCAAACTTAA
- a CDS encoding GGGtGRT protein: MIREVKFESQDRRIKGIIETLNANGIKDIEEANAICEAAGIDPYMTCEETQPICFENAKWAYVVGAAIAIKKGCKNAAEAAEAIGLGLQAFCIPGSVAADRKVGIGHGNLAAMLLREETKCFAFLAGHESFAAAEGAIKIAAKADKVRKEPLRCILNGLGKDAAQIISRINGFTYVQTQFDYYTGELNVVREIAYSDGPRAKVKCYGADDVREGVAIMWKEGVDVSITGNSTNPTRFQHPVAGTYKKERTLAGKPYFSVASGGGTGRTLHPDNMAAGPASYGMTDTMGRMHSDAQFAGSSSVPAHVEMMGFLGIGNNPMVGCTVAVAVDIATALAK, encoded by the coding sequence ATGATTAGAGAAGTAAAATTTGAAAGTCAAGACCGTCGTATCAAAGGTATCATCGAAACTTTGAACGCTAACGGCATCAAAGACATTGAAGAAGCAAACGCTATCTGCGAAGCTGCCGGAATTGATCCTTATATGACTTGTGAAGAGACTCAGCCTATCTGTTTTGAAAATGCAAAATGGGCTTACGTAGTAGGTGCTGCCATTGCTATCAAAAAAGGTTGCAAAAATGCTGCTGAAGCTGCTGAAGCAATCGGTCTTGGTTTGCAGGCATTCTGTATCCCGGGTTCTGTAGCCGCGGATCGCAAAGTAGGTATCGGTCACGGTAACCTTGCTGCGATGTTGCTTCGTGAAGAAACTAAATGTTTCGCTTTCCTTGCTGGTCACGAATCATTCGCTGCTGCTGAAGGAGCAATCAAAATCGCTGCTAAAGCTGACAAAGTACGTAAAGAGCCGTTGCGCTGTATCCTGAACGGTCTTGGAAAAGACGCAGCTCAGATCATCTCTCGCATCAACGGGTTTACATATGTTCAAACACAATTCGATTATTATACTGGCGAACTGAACGTAGTTCGTGAAATCGCTTACTCTGACGGTCCTCGTGCAAAAGTTAAATGCTACGGTGCTGACGACGTTCGCGAAGGTGTAGCAATCATGTGGAAAGAAGGCGTAGACGTATCAATCACTGGTAATTCTACTAACCCAACCCGTTTCCAACACCCAGTTGCAGGTACATACAAGAAAGAACGTACATTAGCTGGTAAACCATATTTCTCTGTAGCATCTGGTGGTGGTACAGGTCGTACACTTCACCCAGACAACATGGCTGCTGGTCCTGCTTCTTATGGTATGACAGATACTATGGGTCGTATGCACTCTGACGCTCAGTTTGCTGGTTCTTCATCTGTTCCTGCTCACGTAGAAATGATGGGATTCTTAGGAATTGGTAACAACCCAATGGTAGGTTGTACAGTTGCTGTAGCTGTTGATATCGCTACTGCTTTGGCTAAGTAA
- a CDS encoding DUF1003 domain-containing protein, which produces METFYSDLSGNEFPVSEKISGKFVRNSIMNLIQKEYPQFTENKCLSLSELNVYRGKYIEATLVKQVGELTELENKVLNSLKDKTTLSDKLDDDEKQPITFGQRVADLVASFGGSWTFIISFCIFLAVWICINLYWFANKGFDPYPFILLNLILSALAAIQAPVIMMSQNRQEEKDRKRAKKDYMVNLKSEMEIRMLQEKIDHLIINEQQDVLQIHKMQFEMLDEILNRIGKS; this is translated from the coding sequence ATGGAAACATTTTACAGCGACTTATCAGGAAACGAATTTCCCGTTTCTGAAAAAATTTCAGGCAAATTTGTGAGAAATTCTATTATGAATCTTATCCAAAAGGAGTACCCGCAATTTACAGAAAATAAATGTTTATCACTTAGTGAACTTAATGTTTATAGAGGGAAGTATATTGAAGCCACTCTTGTTAAACAGGTGGGAGAATTGACAGAGCTAGAAAATAAAGTCTTGAATTCTTTGAAAGACAAAACTACTCTGAGCGATAAATTAGATGATGACGAAAAACAGCCCATTACTTTTGGACAAAGAGTAGCTGACTTAGTAGCCTCTTTCGGAGGTAGCTGGACTTTTATTATTTCCTTCTGTATTTTCCTGGCTGTTTGGATTTGCATAAATTTATATTGGTTTGCAAATAAAGGATTCGATCCATATCCTTTTATTTTGTTGAATCTGATATTGTCAGCCTTGGCGGCTATCCAGGCACCTGTTATTATGATGAGCCAGAACAGACAGGAAGAGAAAGACCGGAAAAGAGCTAAAAAAGATTACATGGTGAATTTAAAATCAGAAATGGAAATCAGGATGTTACAAGAAAAAATCGATCATCTGATAATTAACGAACAGCAGGATGTCTTACAAATTCATAAAATGCAGTTTGAAATGCTGGATGAAATACTTAATCGAATAGGAAAATCATAA
- a CDS encoding HlyD family secretion protein translates to MKLIKSILFSAIATTLFSACGNGNGKYDATGTFEATEVIVSSEATGKLMEFNVTEGDLLEQGAQVGYVDTVQLYLKRLQLQASTSAVRSRRQDVSKQIAAIKQQIATQQREKERFENLVKNNAANQKQVDDINAQIAFLQKQLAAQTSTLENSNASVSGESSALEIQIAQLEDQLQKCHIISPIKGTVLSKYAEKGELATPGKALFKVADIENMFLRAYVTSDQLSKMKIGQKVKVYADFGGDNVKEFPGTVSWISNKSEFTPKGILTKDERANLVYAVKIAVKNNGDIKIGMYGEVSFTK, encoded by the coding sequence ATGAAACTCATTAAATCCATATTATTCAGCGCAATTGCAACAACTCTATTTTCCGCCTGCGGAAACGGAAACGGAAAGTACGATGCCACCGGAACCTTTGAAGCAACCGAAGTCATTGTTTCATCAGAAGCCACCGGCAAATTAATGGAGTTCAATGTTACCGAGGGAGATTTGTTAGAACAAGGTGCACAGGTAGGATATGTGGACACCGTACAACTTTACCTGAAAAGGCTCCAACTGCAGGCCAGCACCAGTGCGGTAAGAAGTCGGCGCCAGGATGTAAGCAAGCAGATTGCTGCCATCAAGCAACAGATAGCCACCCAGCAACGGGAAAAAGAGCGTTTTGAGAATCTGGTAAAGAACAATGCCGCCAACCAGAAGCAGGTTGATGACATCAATGCACAAATAGCATTTCTCCAGAAACAACTGGCAGCCCAGACCTCTACCCTCGAAAACAGCAATGCCTCTGTTTCCGGAGAAAGCTCAGCACTGGAGATACAGATTGCCCAACTTGAAGATCAGCTACAGAAATGCCACATCATCTCTCCCATCAAGGGAACTGTGTTAAGCAAGTATGCCGAGAAGGGCGAACTGGCCACACCGGGAAAAGCTCTATTTAAAGTGGCCGATATTGAAAATATGTTCTTGCGGGCATACGTTACCTCAGATCAGCTCTCAAAGATGAAAATAGGTCAGAAAGTAAAAGTCTATGCCGACTTTGGCGGTGATAACGTAAAAGAGTTTCCAGGCACGGTAAGCTGGATATCCAACAAATCGGAATTCACCCCCAAGGGCATCCTCACAAAAGACGAACGCGCCAACCTGGTGTATGCCGTTAAGATTGCCGTTAAGAACAACGGAGATATTAAGATAGGAATGTACGGAGAAGTTAGCTTTACAAAATAA